The following is a genomic window from Devosia neptuniae.
TTTCTGCCGTTGGCCTATGGGCAGAAGCCGCCGCGCGTGGCCACGGACGATCCGGTCGAGCGGGGCGATGTGAGCCTTGATACGATCATCCCCGACAGCGCCAACAAGCCCTATGACATGCGCGAGGTGATCGAGAAAGTCGCCGACGAGGGGGATTTTCTGGAACTGCAGAAAGAGCATGCCGGCAATATTCTGGTCGGCTTTATCCGGCTCGATGGCGAAACGGTGGGTGTGGTGGCCAATCAGCCGCTGGTGCTGGCGGGGTGTCTGGATATCAATGCCAGTAAGAAAGCGGCGCGGTTTATCCGCTTCTGCGACAGCTTTGATATTCCCATCCTGACCTTTGTCGATGTGCCCGGATTTCTGCCCGGCGTGGCGCAGGAATACGGCGGCATCATCAAGCACGGCGCCAAGCTGCTCTTCGCCTATTCGGAGGCGAGCGTGCCGCTAGTGACGGTGATCACCCGCAAGGCCTATGGCGGGGCCTATGACGTGATGGCGAGCAAGCACATCAAGGCGGATGTGAACTATGCCTGGCCGTCGGCTGAGATCGCTGTGATGGGGGCCAAGGGAGCGACGGAAATCCTGTATCGCTCCGAGCTGGGCGACAAGGACAAGATCGCCAAGCGCACAGCAGACTACGAATCCCGCTTCGCCAATCCCTTCGTCGCAGCCGAGCGCGGGTTCATTGACGATGTGATCATGCCGCATGGCACGCGGCGGCGGGTCATAAGGGCGCTCTCGACGCTAAAGCACAAGCGCAGCGAAGGGCCGAAGAAGAAGCATGGGAATATTCCGCTGTGATAGTGGAATATTATTCTACCGCATCACCCCGGCTTATTCTGAAAGCAAAGAAGATTGGCGAAAAATTTGGCGTCTCGTTGGACGATGCTTGGTGTGATCACGCCGCTCGGACCACGACGCTTAGAAGTGA
Proteins encoded in this region:
- a CDS encoding acyl-CoA carboxylase subunit beta — protein: MQKIIAELEDKRAQARLGGGQRRIDAQHGKGKLTARERLDVLLDAGSFEEYDMFVTHRAVDFGMAETIIPGDGVVTGWGTIEGRLVYVFSQDFTVFGGSLSETHAKKICKIMDLAMQNGAPVIGLNDSGGARIQEGVASLGGYADVFWRNAQASGAVPQISVIMGPCAGGAVYSPAMTDFIYMVKDTSYMFVTGPDVVKTVTNESVTQEELGGASTHTKISSVADAAFDNDIETLLEVRRLFGFLPLAYGQKPPRVATDDPVERGDVSLDTIIPDSANKPYDMREVIEKVADEGDFLELQKEHAGNILVGFIRLDGETVGVVANQPLVLAGCLDINASKKAARFIRFCDSFDIPILTFVDVPGFLPGVAQEYGGIIKHGAKLLFAYSEASVPLVTVITRKAYGGAYDVMASKHIKADVNYAWPSAEIAVMGAKGATEILYRSELGDKDKIAKRTADYESRFANPFVAAERGFIDDVIMPHGTRRRVIRALSTLKHKRSEGPKKKHGNIPL